Proteins from a single region of Abyssalbus ytuae:
- a CDS encoding RagB/SusD family nutrient uptake outer membrane protein, giving the protein MTLVLTESCSDDYLEEVTYGEVPPSEMTKAENVEKAIIAAYSVLNGQIDGASNAYNSPASNWSFGDVVSDDCYKGGGGTGDQNQIHQMELYNTSPTIYDVERKWMALYEGVKRTNEAMKLLNASEDFDADLKIQRHAELRFLRGHYYFELKKIYNHIPYIDETAETVSDYARSNTEFSSEQLWGKIEEDFQEAYNVLPDSQEEAGRPNKLAAMAYLAKTYLFQQKWEDAYDATTIVMGGNYGLLDDFQEVFLPENDNSREVIFAVQYSINDGQSSNYNGSIGDRLTAPGGPYYAQYGFHRPSQNLVNAFKTNIYGLPIEDNIDITDTDNVDPRLDITIGRPGIPYKDLDILYEANWARDLATYGPYGPKKRIVSANSSYHVSVWPYVNALNYYIIRYAEVLLWRAEAAVELGNLEEARALVNQIRERAANSEYVKTLDGAADAANYNIGTYDIVWTDVVDARNKVRLESRLELAMEGHRFFNLVRWGIAEQIINEYLSVEKNRRSHLTNASFTAGKNEYWPIPQEYIDSVKEGLVTQNDGYN; this is encoded by the coding sequence ATGACACTTGTACTAACTGAATCCTGTTCTGATGATTACCTGGAGGAAGTAACCTATGGAGAAGTTCCTCCTTCGGAAATGACGAAGGCTGAGAATGTGGAAAAAGCAATTATAGCAGCCTATAGTGTACTTAACGGGCAAATAGATGGGGCGAGTAATGCCTATAATTCACCGGCTTCCAATTGGAGTTTTGGCGATGTGGTTTCTGATGATTGTTATAAAGGAGGAGGAGGAACGGGAGACCAAAACCAGATCCATCAAATGGAGCTTTACAACACTTCTCCTACTATCTATGATGTAGAACGCAAGTGGATGGCACTGTACGAAGGAGTAAAACGAACTAATGAGGCCATGAAGCTTTTAAATGCCTCCGAAGATTTTGATGCAGACCTTAAAATACAACGGCATGCAGAGCTTCGATTTCTGCGAGGACATTATTATTTTGAACTCAAAAAAATATATAACCATATTCCTTATATAGATGAAACCGCAGAAACCGTTTCAGATTATGCCCGCTCTAATACAGAGTTTAGTTCGGAGCAACTATGGGGAAAGATAGAGGAAGATTTTCAGGAAGCATATAATGTATTGCCCGATTCTCAGGAAGAGGCGGGAAGACCCAACAAATTGGCAGCAATGGCTTATTTGGCCAAGACTTACCTTTTTCAGCAGAAATGGGAAGATGCCTATGATGCAACCACTATTGTGATGGGAGGTAATTATGGACTTCTTGACGATTTCCAGGAAGTTTTTTTACCGGAAAATGATAATAGCAGAGAAGTTATCTTTGCCGTTCAATATTCCATTAATGATGGACAATCGAGTAATTACAATGGGAGTATTGGCGACCGGTTAACTGCTCCCGGAGGGCCTTATTATGCACAATACGGGTTTCATCGTCCTTCCCAGAACCTGGTTAACGCTTTTAAAACGAATATCTATGGGCTTCCCATAGAAGATAATATAGACATTACCGATACTGATAATGTAGATCCCCGTTTGGATATTACCATAGGCCGTCCCGGAATTCCTTATAAGGACCTGGATATTTTATATGAAGCAAACTGGGCCCGTGACCTTGCAACTTATGGTCCCTATGGCCCTAAAAAACGTATTGTTTCTGCAAATTCATCCTATCATGTAAGTGTGTGGCCTTATGTAAACGCCCTGAATTACTACATTATCCGTTATGCAGAGGTATTGTTATGGAGAGCGGAGGCAGCAGTGGAGTTGGGTAATTTGGAAGAAGCCCGTGCACTGGTAAATCAAATTCGTGAGCGTGCTGCTAATTCGGAATATGTGAAAACTCTGGATGGTGCTGCTGATGCTGCTAATTATAATATTGGCACCTATGATATAGTCTGGACAGATGTTGTTGATGCGAGGAACAAAGTACGATTGGAAAGCCGGCTGGAATTGGCAATGGAAGGGCATCGTTTCTTCAACCTGGTTCGCTGGGGCATAGCCGAACAGATAATTAATGAATATTTGTCAGTTGAAAAAAACAGGAGAAGTCATTTAACAAATGCTTCTTTTACCGCCGGAAAAAATGAATACTGGCCTATTCCGCAGGAATATATAGACAGCGTGAAGGAAGGCCTGGTAACACAAAATGATGGTTATAATTAA
- a CDS encoding YdcF family protein encodes MKKIVVWLMLGISIGVYAQNRKSDKEYQNKTIEYLQNKNFYLLSSLADDQEVKEVLREDKVLKSYLENHSPDRKSGLPKSAEEIITPFLFGEGEIEIIGKRLKELLHKNKIFTNLIQKLRDSHSYANFENYPDDEFLSKAWELCARGIDTILEVYGMGKKPLYSKIDSVSFDVRSRQYLYAISVLGEQLTQNSKEDMLFFEHSLDLSLSLLYANHRDEAVRYDPLEEKENAKAIEAIKSMNFSDYEYGCIVILGGGPENYRDRLSIMGKVNLQLAMKEYRSKKAPFIIVSGGHVHPNMTPYCEAIEMKRELVSKFGVPEEHVIIEPYARHTTTNMRNATRLMVSYGIPADKKSLVVTNPAHSSYLESDAYKERCQKELGYQPVNLQDRLSAFTLQFTGNIQSFHQNPYQPLDP; translated from the coding sequence ATGAAAAAAATAGTTGTTTGGCTAATGTTAGGTATTTCTATAGGAGTATATGCCCAAAACCGGAAATCAGACAAGGAGTACCAGAACAAAACTATAGAATACTTACAAAACAAGAATTTTTATTTGCTATCATCCCTGGCGGATGATCAGGAGGTGAAGGAAGTTTTAAGAGAAGATAAGGTATTGAAATCCTATTTAGAAAATCATTCTCCCGATAGGAAGAGTGGACTACCAAAAAGTGCAGAGGAAATAATAACACCTTTCTTATTTGGTGAAGGTGAAATAGAAATAATCGGAAAACGATTAAAAGAGCTTTTACACAAAAACAAAATCTTCACTAATCTAATTCAAAAATTAAGAGATTCACACTCCTATGCTAATTTTGAAAATTACCCGGATGATGAATTTCTGTCAAAGGCATGGGAACTATGTGCCAGGGGCATTGATACTATTCTGGAAGTATATGGAATGGGGAAAAAGCCTCTATATTCCAAAATTGACTCTGTATCTTTTGATGTACGCTCAAGACAGTATCTTTATGCTATCTCTGTTCTGGGAGAGCAATTAACCCAAAACTCAAAAGAGGATATGTTGTTTTTTGAACACAGTTTAGATTTATCACTTTCTCTTCTGTATGCTAATCATCGGGATGAGGCTGTACGTTATGACCCTTTAGAAGAAAAGGAAAATGCTAAAGCAATTGAAGCCATTAAGAGTATGAACTTTAGCGATTATGAATATGGCTGTATTGTTATATTGGGTGGGGGACCTGAAAACTACAGAGACCGGCTTTCCATTATGGGAAAAGTTAATCTTCAGTTGGCTATGAAGGAATACCGAAGCAAAAAAGCTCCTTTCATTATTGTATCAGGAGGCCATGTGCATCCTAATATGACTCCATATTGTGAGGCGATAGAAATGAAGCGGGAACTTGTCAGTAAATTCGGGGTGCCAGAGGAACATGTGATTATTGAACCTTATGCAAGACATACCACTACTAATATGCGTAATGCTACCCGTTTGATGGTATCTTATGGAATTCCTGCGGATAAAAAAAGTCTGGTAGTAACAAACCCAGCTCACAGCAGTTATCTTGAAAGTGATGCATATAAAGAACGTTGCCAAAAGGAATTAGGGTATCAACCAGTTAATCTTCAGGATAGACTTTCGGCATTTACCCTGCAGTTTACAGGTAACATACAATCATTTCATCAAAACCCTTATCAACCTCTTGATCCATAA
- a CDS encoding thioredoxin family protein, with product MKTPKSLIFVFLLGFGLLVSSFKIYNNNESNINWLTWEEAVKKAETDKNPKKIFVDVYTDWCGWCKKMDRDTFNHPEVSAYMNEHFYMVKMDAEGKDPITYNGKTFNYVPQGKRGYHELAAALLQGRMSYPTVIFLNEKQQILSPVPGYQKADNFLKIAKYFGNNIYLEKNWQDYEAETN from the coding sequence ATGAAAACCCCTAAATCCTTAATATTTGTATTCCTATTAGGCTTTGGATTATTAGTTTCTTCATTTAAGATATACAATAATAACGAAAGCAATATTAATTGGCTCACCTGGGAGGAAGCTGTTAAAAAAGCTGAAACCGATAAAAATCCTAAAAAGATTTTTGTTGATGTATATACCGACTGGTGCGGATGGTGCAAGAAAATGGATAGAGACACTTTCAACCATCCGGAAGTATCTGCCTATATGAATGAGCATTTTTATATGGTAAAAATGGATGCTGAAGGGAAAGATCCTATTACTTACAATGGTAAAACTTTTAATTATGTTCCCCAGGGAAAAAGAGGTTACCACGAATTGGCAGCTGCATTACTCCAAGGAAGAATGAGCTACCCAACCGTAATATTTTTAAATGAAAAGCAACAAATACTATCTCCTGTTCCGGGTTATCAAAAAGCAGACAATTTTTTAAAAATTGCCAAGTATTTTGGTAATAACATATATTTGGAAAAAAACTGGCAGGATTATGAGGCTGAAACAAATTAA